TGCAATTTGATGTTTGGGATTTAAATTTATTGCACTTTCTAAAACAGAAATTGATTTATTATAATTTTTTAATTCAAAGTAACAAACTCCCATATCAACAATTACATCAGCATTTTCAGGGTGAAGTTTTAAATATTGCTCATATTTATCAACAGCTTTTTCGTAAAATCCATTATCGTTCAACATGTGTGCTAAACTTAATAATGCTTCATGATTTTCCGGATTATTTTTTATTATTTCTTCTTGTTTATTTATTTCATTTAAAACATTAAGATTTGCAGATTGTGATTGATTCTGCTGTGTTTCATTTGATGTGTGATTATGCTGTAATATTGGTTCTGCTGTATCGAATAAACCGGACATAATTAATAAAAATATTCCAAACGCTAATAAACCTAATATTGTAAATGCGAGATGAAAATTCGAGAATTCTTTTTTTATTTCTTTATTCATAAATTTTTTGATGGCAACTCAACTATTCTGATTCAGTATTTTTCATTCCGCGATCAACAGCGGCTTTGAAATCTTTAGAGAATTTAAAAACCGGCACATAATGCTCTGGAACATAAACTTTATCACCTGATCTGGGATTTCTTGCATAGCGTGCGTTTTTCTTCTTTGTTTTATAACTTCCGAATCCTCTGATTTCTATACTGTGACCTTCTCTTAATGATTGAATTACTGTGTTCAAAAATCCTTCTATAATTGCTTCAGTTTCTAATTTTGTTAAGCCGGTTCCGGATGCAACTTTTTCTACTATATCAGCTTTTGTCATATTTAAATTCCATTTTGGTTAATTCTTCAAACGAAGTTCAAAAGATATGAAAGATTTCCCACTAAATCAAACAAAGATGAGTTTAAATCAATAAAAAACAATCAGTTAGGAAAGTTAACTTTTAGATTTGTTAATAAAAATTCTTTAACCTATTTGTCCATTTACAAAATCATTTATTGGTTTTAGCTGCTCTTCTTTCTTTTTATCCAAATTTTTAATATTAGCTAATTTATATTTTACTGTATGATAATGCTCTTTTTCAAAACTTATTAAAGTATTAAGAATTTGAGAATCCAATTTATAAACACTATCAAGTTTGTTTTCATTTATTTCGCGAATGTCATTTGATAAGCCGGATTCAAGTTTTAGAGTATTATTAATTAATTCAATACTTTTATCAAATTTTCCACTATTTGCTGCTTCTTGTATTGCTTTCTGTGCAATTTCTAAATTTCCGTTTGCATAATTAATTTTTGATTTAAGCAATTGATATTCATCGCTATCTGCAGAATCTTTTATTCTCTCCAATTCAAATTCTGCTTCGCTTAATTTTCCAATTTCAATTAATGCACGGGATTTTAAAATTATCGCCTTTTCAGTTTCTGGTTGAAGCTGTAAATATTTCTCCAATGAATTTACGGAATCTTCAAAATTATTTGTCAAAAATTCCAAAATTCCTTTTTGCAAATATGCACTGCTGAATTCCGGATTTTTTTGAATTGCAGTTTTTAAATTCGTAATTGCGTTGGAATAATTATTTAATTTGAACTCGGTAAACGCAAGATTAAAATAAAGTTCAGCATCACCGGATTTTAATTTAATTGCTTTTTCAATATCTTTTTTTGCACCTTCCAAATCATAAATCATTGTTTTGAGAGCAGCTTTTTTAAGTATTATTTCTAGATTTCCCGGTTCAAAAGTTTGATATAGTTCCAAATCTTCTATTGCATTTTCATAATTTTCTGATAATAAATTAAGTTCGGCTTTCAGCAAAATTGCAAATTTATTATTTGGCTCAATTTCTAAAGATTTTTCAACGGAAATTTTTGCTTCGGTTAGTTCATTTAATTGATATAAAATTTTCGCTTTGTTAAAATAATAGAAAGCTTTTTCGGGATTTAATCTAATAGCGTATTCAAAATCTTCAACGGCTTCGTTATACTTTCCACATTTTATATTTATTAATCCGCGAATATTAAATAAATAATCTTCAACCGATGAGATTTCTATAGCTTTATCAATATCAACCGAAGCATTTTCATAATTTTTGAGTGCAAAATTTATTAATCCTCTTAAATATCTAACGTTATAATTTTCCGGTAGTAATTCACACAATCTATTTGAAATTATTAGAGCGTCATCGTATTCGCCATTAAAATATTTCATCCTTGCAGCAAAAAACTGAATTTTTGTATCGTTAGGATTTGTTTTATAATATTTATTAGCATATTCAGAAGCCGATTTTGCATCATTTAATTTTAGATAAATGTTTGAGAGATAATAATTTTGTAGAGGGTTAAAATCAGAATTTATTTTTTCGAGTGAAAGAAAATCGCCAAGTGAATCACTGAAATGTTTAACTTTGTATTGCGTTAAACCTCTATTAAACAAACCTTCTTCATTTTTAGGATCAATTTGTAATGCAAAAGTAAAATCCTTAATTGCCATAAAATAATTTTCGCTAAGTAAATTTTCTCTGCCGCTTTCAAGAATTAAGTCTAATTTTTTACCATAAAAAATTTTTTTTATAAAGTTCATGCATTACCTTTTTAATAGATAAAAATATCTTCAATTTTAGTATGGAAAATATTGAACGATAATTTATATCTTAAATTAGAAATAATCAATTTTATTAACAAAAAGGAACTTATGGAAGAAATAATTTTTAATGTTGAAGGAATGAACTGCAATCATTGCGTTAATGCTGTGGAAATTGAATTGCAAGAATTAAATTTAATTTCATATAATGTAGAAATTGGAAAAGTTACCGCAAAATTTGATAAAGAAAAATCAAGCGAGGAACTAATTAAAAATGCTATAACCGAAGCCGGGTATAGAGTTTTATAGATTTAAATGAAAAATGTGAGCGTTAAAATAAAAGGCATGACTTGTGCAAGTTGTGTTACACGAGTTGAAAAGATTGCATCAAAGTTTGATAGTTTTGAAAATATATCCGTTAATCTTGCAACGGAAAAATTAAATTTTTCCGCTCCCGAAAATAAAATTAATTTAAGTGAACTTTCTGAAAAACTAAATAAGTATGGTTACGAATTAATTGAGGAAAAATCTACAAAAGCGGAAAACAAAAATTCCGAAAGTGAAAATTTATTATCCGATCTCAAAATTTCAATAGTTTTTACTGTTCCAATTTTTGTTATAAGTATGTTACTTCATTTTGAGTTTTTCAAATCAATTTGGATTTTTGATCAAGATACAACAAATAAAATCCTGCTAATTTTAACAACACCGGTAATGTTCATCCCGGGAAAAAGATTCTTCAAAATTTTTGTAAAAAATCTAAAACAATTTTCTGCAGATATGAATACGCTTGTTGCAGTTGGAGCCGGCGCAGCTTATGTTTTCAGTGTTATAAATACTTTGTTTCCGCAAATCTTCGGCAATTCACATTCTTCACATCAAATATATTTTGAAACCGCAGCGGTGATAATTACACTTATTTTATTCGGAAAATATTTAGAGACAAATGCAAAATCCAAAACATCAAAAGCGCTTAAAAGTTTAATTGAGCTTACTCCAAAAAACTGTACAATAATTTCGGATGGAAAAACAAAAGTAATTCCAACTGAAAATTTGAAAATTAATGATAGAATTTTGGTAAAACCCGGTGAACACATTCCCGCTGATGGAAAAATTGTAAAAGGATTTTCAACAATAAATGAATCAATGATTACTGGTGAAAGCAATCCGGTAAGCAAAGAAATTAATTCAAATATAACTGGCGGAACAATAAATCTAACCGGCTCGTTTGAAATGATTGTTACATCAATTGGCGAAAATTCGTTTTTAGGAAAAATTGTTTCACTAATTGAAAATACACAAATATCAAAGCCACCGATACAAAGATTAGCAGATAAAGTTGCGGGAATTTTCGTTCAAGTTGTTATTTTAATTGCAATTCTCACTGGAATAATCTGGTATTTCTTTGGTAGTAATTTTGATTTAAATATTGCAATAATAAATTTTGTTGCTGTATTAATTGTTGCTTGTCCTTGTGCAATGGGACTTGCAACTCCAACTGCAATATTAGTCGGCACCGGACTTGGCGCACAAAATGGAATTTTAATTAAGGATGCAGAAAGTTTGGAAATTTTACATTCTGCAAAAACATTTGTATTTGATAAAACTGGAACAATAACTGAAAATAATCCGATTGTTACAAAAGTAAAATCTTTTACAAATCCATTTGATGAAATGATTTCATATGCAGCATCAATTGAAAAATTATCTGAGCATCCTTTTGCAAAATCTATTTCAAAATATGCGGAAGAAAAAAAAATAACTTTGCATGATGTAATTGATTTTCAATATTTAGTTGGAAGCGGAGTTTCTGGAATTGTGAAAGGGAAATTGGTTCAAATCGGAAGTAAAGAATTTGCAAAATCCATAAATTTAAATTTTAGTAATATAGATGAAACTGAATTGGGCACAAAAATTTTTGTGATAATAGAAAATGAAATTGCTGGATACTTTGTAATTCAAGATTCAATAAAAAGTGATGCAAAAATTGCAATTGAGAAATTAAATCAGTTGGGAATTAACACAGTTTTGCTTACCGGAGATAATAATAAAAATGCAGAATTTATTACTAATGAAATAAATATAAAAAATTATTTTTCAGAAATTAAACCAAATGGTAAAGTTGAAGTAATAAAAAAGTTACAGAATAATAATGAAAAAATTATTATGATTGGTGACGGAATTAATGATGCGGCGGCGTTGACCCAAGCAGATGTTGGAATTGCAATGGGTGCCGGGACTGATATTGCAATTGATTCTGCAAAAATAATTTTGATAAATAATAAAGTTAATGATGTTATAAAAGCATTCAAGCTTTCTCAAAAAACAATAAAAATATTAAAGCAAAATTTATTTTGGGCATTTATTTATAACATTGTCGGAATTCCTCTTGCTGCTTTAGGAATGTTAAATCCAATGATTGCCGCTCTTGCAATGGCTTTCAGTTCGGTATCTGTGGTAACAAATTCGTTAAGATTAAGAAATGCTAAATTGGATTAAATCAAAGAACTTATCTTAAAAAATAATAATGTCAGATTCCGAAATGAATTCGGAATCATATAATTTGAATAACTTCTTTTTCAAACAGCTATTTTTTAGGGAGTCTTTCTACATAAGAGCTGTGACTCATAACAGCAAATGTATTTACTGATTTCATTTCAGCAATTGAAAAACAATTCATATAACTCATCGAACTTCTTAATCCATCCGAAATTGAATCAATAACAGATTTAACGGGACCTTTATATGGGATCATCGTTTCTTCTCCTTCAATAAATTCATTTTTCATTTTTACGCCAAATGAAGCTGAGCCGCGATATTTTTTCCATAATTGATCGTTGTATTTTATTACTTCCCCGGGAGCTTCTTTCGTTCCGGCTAACATTCTTCCTAACATTACTGCATCCGCACCAAGAGCTAATGCTTTTGCAACATCGCCGGGGTTTTTAATTCCGCCATCAGCTATTAATTCTATCTCCAACTTTTTTTCTTCGCGCGCAAAATATAAATCAATTAAAGATGAAGCTTGTCCTATTCCAATTCCAGTTTGAATTGAAGTTGTGCACATACTTCCGCCGCCGATTCCAATTCTTACTGCATCTGCTCCCGCATTCACTAAATCTTGTAAAGAATTTCCTTGCGCAACATTTCCAACAATTACTTTAACATTATATCTGCTTTTAATTTCTTCACATTTATTAAGAACTGTAATGTTATTTGCGTTTGCAGTATCGATACAAATTGTCAAATTATATTCAGCAAGTTTTGCAATTAAATCTACATTATTATTCAAGCTGATTGAAACAGCAGAAATTCCTTCTGCATTTATTTTCACAATTTCTTCAAGTGAAGAATCAAACCTATTTACAATTCCCATACAACCCATTTTATCAAGTGTTTGAGCCATTGTAATTCCGGTAACTGAATCCATCGGACTAGATAAAACGGGAAGAAGTAATTTCTTCCCTAAAAATTCAGTGTGAGTAATAGCTTCAGTTCTGCTTTTAATTCTTGATACTTCGCAAGGAACTAAACTTATATCATCATATGTGAGTGATAGATCATATATGTTTAAATCCTTTTTTGTAAATATTTTCATTTAGATTTCCGAATTTATTCTGCTAAAAGAGCTTCAAGTTTATCAAGTAACTCATTCATTTTATTAACTACTGCCAAAATTGGTTTGGGAGAAGTCATATCAACTCCAGCGGTTTTTAAAACATCAATTGGGTATTTTGAACTACCGGATTTTAAGAACGATAGAAACCTATCAATTGCTGGTTGACCTTCCTTTTTGATTTGAGCAACTAATTCTTGCGAAGCTGCGTAACTTGTTGCATATTGATAAACATAAAAATTATAATAGAAATGTGGAATTCTTGCCCAAGTGTAAGTTTCTTCATCATCAACAACCATTTCCGGACCCCAATATTTTTGATACATATCTCCGTACAATTTGCATAATAATTCTGGAGTTAAAGCTTCTCCGCTTTCGGTTTTTTGATGAACTAATTGTTCATATTCAGCAAATCTTGTTTGGCGGAAAAATGTTAAAGTCATTCCCGTTAATTGATTTTCAATCAATGCCATTTTCTCTTCTTTAGTTTCAGCATTCTCGATTAAGTAATCCAACAATAATGCTTCATTTGCTGTTGATGCAACTTCGGCAACAAATATAGAATAATTGGCATAAGGATATGGCTGATTTTTTTCCGTATAGTATGAGTGCATATTATGCCCCATTTCATGCGCAAATGTAAAAACATCATTTAACTGATTAGTCCAATTTAGCAAAACGTATGGATGAACTCCATATGAAACGCCCGATGAATAAGCTCCGCTTCGTTTTCCTTTTGTTTCGTGAACATCAATCCATCTATTATTAAAGGCTAATTCAAGACTTTTTAAATAATCTTCACCAAGCGGTTTTAATGCTTTGAGTAAAATTTCTTTTGATTGTTCATATGAATATTCTTTTTTAACACCGGGGAAAAGTGTAACATAAGTATCGTAAGCATGAAGACTATCAATACCTAAAATTTTCTTTTTTAGTTTTCCCCATCTATGAAGCGGTTCCAAATTTTGATTAACAGTATTTACCAAATTATCATAAACAGCTAATGGAATATTATTTGCGTCTAAGGATGCAGCTCGGGTTGATTCGTATTTTCTTGCTTTTGCATTAAACATTGAAGCTTTAATATTTCCGTTAAATAAAGCAATCAAAGTATTCTTATATTCTTTAAATGGTTTATACAAACCTTCGTATACTCTTTTTCTGTAATCACGATCTGTTGAAAATAATGCGGCTCCATATCTTCCGTGTGAAATTTTGATTTCATCCGTATTGTTTTCACCTTTAACCATTGGGAACTGAATATCAGCGTTATTGAACATACCGAAGACACTGTAAGGAATTTCTCTAACTGGTGAAGATAATGCCATCAATTCTTCTTCTCTTGGTGATAATGTGTGAGCCTTAGTTCTAATCAAATCATGTAACTGATGATCATAAATTTTTAAACCATCTTCATTTTTAACAAATTCCCACAATTTAGTTTCTGGAATGTCTAAAATTTCCGGTCGGATAAATGAGCTTGCCGCAGATAAATTTGAAGCAAGCGCAGAAATTCTTTCATATCTTGCTTGATTTTCAGCATTTCCCAAATCTAAATCTTTTGATAAAGATGCATACAAATATAGACGACTCACTCTAATTCCGTTTTCATCATCAAATTTTAAACATTTCAATAACTCAGAACTTGAACTTCCTAATTTACCCCTGAAGGATTTGTAATTTTCAATTGAACTTTCTAATAATTTAAAATCATTTTCCCATAAATCTGGTGTTGAATAAATATCTGCAATATTCCAAGTTTGGTCAATTGGAATATCACTTCTGCTTGGCAATTCACCATTATTTTGAGCAATATTTAAATTGCCACTGAAAAGATTTAATAATAGATTCAAAGCTAAAACACTCCTTACTAAATTATTTTTAATATTTTTTCTGTTAAACATTTTTACTCCAGAAATTATTTTTAATGGAATAAACTTAATTAAATTGAGTTGATTTCTAAAGTGGTTTTGTGGTAATTTTTTATCCTAATTTCTGCATTCATCAAGCAAATAAAACTTCATATCCTTACAACCTTCTGTTGTTTCATCAAATTGTTTGTTTCTAATTTTTATTACTGAATTGTAAATTATTTTTCCAAACTCGGCAATATCATTTTTATGCAAATTTAATTTTACTGAATATTTATCTTCGCGCAAAAATATAAGCTGCAGTTCATAATTTTTAATTTGAGGATATTTTGCTAACAAAATAAATGCATAGAATTTAAGTTGATTTAAATAAGTCGTTCTTTTTTCTTTTACATTTTTCTCAGAAATTTTATCAGTTTTATAATCAATGATTATAATTTTACTTTCTTCAACAATAAGTTTATCGATAATGCCATAAAGGAAATAATCATTTTCGCGTTTATAAATTTCAATTTCATTGAAGTATTTTTTATTTGCAGAAATATCATTATATGATTTTGAGTTATAAAAATTAAACATCAAATCACTTATTTCTTTTACCAACTTTTTCTTTGATTGTTCATCATAAAACATTAACTCATCTTCCAATTTTATTTCATTCTCAATAGATGTTTGTAGATTATTTTTATCAACTTCATTTTTCAAAATTGAGTGAATTATTTTTCCCATAATATTTGCGGGAATATTTTCTTCTTCTTTACTATTATATTCAACCTCATCATCATTTCTAAAAAGTTTAATTAATTCACCATAACCAAAATCATATGTTAGCTGATATTTTTTGGGGCAAAGCAAAAACAAACTTATTTTAGAGGCAGAAATAATTTCATTTTTTTCTAAACTGTTTATTGAGTTAAGTAAGAATTTATAATTTTCATTATTAGGAATTTTATTGTCGGAAAACTTTTCATATTCTACATTCCGAATTAAATTAATTTCCGTTTCAACATTTTCAGAATTTGTAAAATATTTATCATCACTTGATTGCATGAAAACTAAATTTCCGGAAATATTTTTTTTATCGAGATTCAAATCAATATTAATCGAATCAATAATTTGTTGTGCAAAAGAATCTTCATAAAATTTTCCTTTTTGCGTTTGCATTGAAATTATTAAATATTCTTCACTTCTTGTAATTGCTACATAAAGAAGTCGCTTCAATTCAGCAATAGATTTTTTATTCTGAAAATAATTGAAAAGTCCTACACTTGGTGCTTGTTTAAATTCTTCAAAATAATTTTTACGGAAAGGAAGTTTTGCGAGAATTCCAAAATCTTTATCAATATAAATATCTTTTGATTTTAAGGTCTCATCAAAAAATTTCTGATTTGTTTTATACAGAATCACAACTTTAAATTCCAATCCTTTACTTTGATGAATTGTCATAATTTTTACAGTATTTTCGGTTTCGTCCAATTCGGCATGACCTTCATCATCTAAACTATTAATTGCATCTTTTAAATAAATTGTAAAATCATACAAGGTATTAAAACCTTGTTCAGTAAAATTTATTGCTTGATGTATTAATTTTTCGAGATTTGCAATATCTTGTTTCCCATTATGTTTATTGGCTAAAAACGCCCAGTAGTTTGTTTCGTTGTGTATAATTCTAATCAAATCATTTAATTCTGTTTTCGAAGAAAGTTTAATATGCTTATTTAAACGATTGAGAATTTCTGTAAAATTATTTTTTGCGTTTGCATAATTTTTAAATTTATCAAAATAACTTTCGCCATTCTCAAACGATATCTCAGTGATTTCAGAATCTGATAATCCATAATACGGAGAACGTAAAACTGAAAGAAAAGCTAAATCATTCTTTGTATTTAATAAAAATGAAAGATAATTATAAACATCTAGAATAATTTGTTGTTGATAAAATCCTTTCCCGCCAACGATGGAAAACGGAATATTATATTTTACAAAATCCTTTTCCAAATCACTGAAATTTTTTCTAACACGACATAAAATTGTAACATCGCTAAATTCATATTCTTTAGAATTTACCAAATGTGAAATTTTATTTGCAATAAGTTCGGCTTCATTTATATTTTCTTCTTTCTCAGAAATCAAAATATCAATTTTACCTTTTTTAGGTTTTGAATAAGCACAGACTAAATCATTATATTCAACTTCATTAAAATTACGATTTGGATTTGCAAATAATTTGGAGAAAAGTAGATTGGTAAATAAGGCAATGTTCGGGCTTAATCTAAATGAATGCGGAAGCTGTAAAATTCCTTTCTTCCCAACTTTTGATTCAATTTGATTTTTTGTATCGTTAAAAACTTTTACTTCTGCTTCGCGAAACATATAAATACTTTGCTTATCATCGCCAACGACAAATAAATTTCCTACAGATAAATATTTTAGAATAGGCATAAATATTTCATACTGAATTTCATTTGTATCTTGATATTCATCAACCATTACATATTTAAACTTTTGAGAAAGTTTGTTTACAACTTCTGTGTTTTGTACAAGATAAAATGTTTTTATCAACAAATCTTCAAAATCCAAAAAAGATTTTTGATTTTTTTTGAATTTATATTTTTCACTTACTTCATTGTAAAAATCTATTAAAGATTTTCCGAATTTTGCTAATTCATCATTAAGTTCAATATAATTTTCATCTAATTCTATTTTTTTAATTTCATCAAATTTATCGTTTATTGAATTTATTAATTCTTCGTTATCGCTATATAAATTTGAACTCAAATACTTTTGTTGTCTAACTTTTCCATCTGTCTTAATTAAAACTTGAGAAATATTTTTAATCAAACTAAATTTATCAATAACATCTGATTTTGAATTTATCTCATTTAAAATTTTGTTTATTTCAATAGATATTTCTGTAGATTTATTTTTTTCTGCAATAAAATTTAATAGAGAAATTTCATCAATTAGGGTATCAATTAAATCAGAAAATGTCTCGCTTATTTTTTTCTCAAAATTCTTTTGAAGCCATTCGGCAATATCTTTTACATTATTTGAATAAATATTTTGAAATAATTTTTCCGTTGATTTTCTTTTTGCAAAAAGCTGTTTAACTTTTTTAGTTAGCTGAGATTTATTTCCAAATATTCTTATAAGATTTTTTACCGAAGAATTTTCATCCTTTAAATTTTTAATAATAATTTCATCAATACTTAACTCCAACAATTCATCGGAAGTTCTTGCATCAATTGGAAAAAAGTTTGCATCAATTCCAGCTTCCGGTGCAAAGTCCTTTAGGATATCAATACAAAAAGAATGAATTGTTGAAATTTTAGCTGAGACTAAATTTCTTCTAATATTTTCTAATTTATTTTTTACGTAAAAATTTGAATCTGAAATTCTTTCATTTATTTCATTTGCAATTTTGGAATAAAGTTCGCTTGCAGCTTTTTCTGTAAAAGTTATTGCAACAATATTATTTAACGAAACATTTTCTTGCAAAATTATTTCAACAAATCTTTTTGATAAAAC
The nucleotide sequence above comes from Ignavibacteriota bacterium. Encoded proteins:
- a CDS encoding tetratricopeptide repeat protein codes for the protein MNKEIKKEFSNFHLAFTILGLLAFGIFLLIMSGLFDTAEPILQHNHTSNETQQNQSQSANLNVLNEINKQEEIIKNNPENHEALLSLAHMLNDNGFYEKAVDKYEQYLKLHPENADVIVDMGVCYFELKNYNKSISVLESAINLNPKHQIAHFNLGIVNLSNGNIEKAKEWWGKARDLDPNSNIGRKAEELLKTNN
- a CDS encoding integration host factor subunit beta, which translates into the protein MTKADIVEKVASGTGLTKLETEAIIEGFLNTVIQSLREGHSIEIRGFGSYKTKKKNARYARNPRSGDKVYVPEHYVPVFKFSKDFKAAVDRGMKNTESE
- a CDS encoding tetratricopeptide repeat protein codes for the protein MNFIKKIFYGKKLDLILESGRENLLSENYFMAIKDFTFALQIDPKNEEGLFNRGLTQYKVKHFSDSLGDFLSLEKINSDFNPLQNYYLSNIYLKLNDAKSASEYANKYYKTNPNDTKIQFFAARMKYFNGEYDDALIISNRLCELLPENYNVRYLRGLINFALKNYENASVDIDKAIEISSVEDYLFNIRGLINIKCGKYNEAVEDFEYAIRLNPEKAFYYFNKAKILYQLNELTEAKISVEKSLEIEPNNKFAILLKAELNLLSENYENAIEDLELYQTFEPGNLEIILKKAALKTMIYDLEGAKKDIEKAIKLKSGDAELYFNLAFTEFKLNNYSNAITNLKTAIQKNPEFSSAYLQKGILEFLTNNFEDSVNSLEKYLQLQPETEKAIILKSRALIEIGKLSEAEFELERIKDSADSDEYQLLKSKINYANGNLEIAQKAIQEAANSGKFDKSIELINNTLKLESGLSNDIREINENKLDSVYKLDSQILNTLISFEKEHYHTVKYKLANIKNLDKKKEEQLKPINDFVNGQIG
- a CDS encoding cation transporter — encoded protein: MEEIIFNVEGMNCNHCVNAVEIELQELNLISYNVEIGKVTAKFDKEKSSEELIKNAITEAGYRVL
- the cadA gene encoding cadmium-translocating P-type ATPase; translation: MKNVSVKIKGMTCASCVTRVEKIASKFDSFENISVNLATEKLNFSAPENKINLSELSEKLNKYGYELIEEKSTKAENKNSESENLLSDLKISIVFTVPIFVISMLLHFEFFKSIWIFDQDTTNKILLILTTPVMFIPGKRFFKIFVKNLKQFSADMNTLVAVGAGAAYVFSVINTLFPQIFGNSHSSHQIYFETAAVIITLILFGKYLETNAKSKTSKALKSLIELTPKNCTIISDGKTKVIPTENLKINDRILVKPGEHIPADGKIVKGFSTINESMITGESNPVSKEINSNITGGTINLTGSFEMIVTSIGENSFLGKIVSLIENTQISKPPIQRLADKVAGIFVQVVILIAILTGIIWYFFGSNFDLNIAIINFVAVLIVACPCAMGLATPTAILVGTGLGAQNGILIKDAESLEILHSAKTFVFDKTGTITENNPIVTKVKSFTNPFDEMISYAASIEKLSEHPFAKSISKYAEEKKITLHDVIDFQYLVGSGVSGIVKGKLVQIGSKEFAKSINLNFSNIDETELGTKIFVIIENEIAGYFVIQDSIKSDAKIAIEKLNQLGINTVLLTGDNNKNAEFITNEINIKNYFSEIKPNGKVEVIKKLQNNNEKIIMIGDGINDAAALTQADVGIAMGAGTDIAIDSAKIILINNKVNDVIKAFKLSQKTIKILKQNLFWAFIYNIVGIPLAALGMLNPMIAALAMAFSSVSVVTNSLRLRNAKLD
- a CDS encoding guanosine monophosphate reductase, with product MKIFTKKDLNIYDLSLTYDDISLVPCEVSRIKSRTEAITHTEFLGKKLLLPVLSSPMDSVTGITMAQTLDKMGCMGIVNRFDSSLEEIVKINAEGISAVSISLNNNVDLIAKLAEYNLTICIDTANANNITVLNKCEEIKSRYNVKVIVGNVAQGNSLQDLVNAGADAVRIGIGGGSMCTTSIQTGIGIGQASSLIDLYFAREEKKLEIELIADGGIKNPGDVAKALALGADAVMLGRMLAGTKEAPGEVIKYNDQLWKKYRGSASFGVKMKNEFIEGEETMIPYKGPVKSVIDSISDGLRSSMSYMNCFSIAEMKSVNTFAVMSHSSYVERLPKK
- the pepF gene encoding oligoendopeptidase F, translating into MFNRKNIKNNLVRSVLALNLLLNLFSGNLNIAQNNGELPSRSDIPIDQTWNIADIYSTPDLWENDFKLLESSIENYKSFRGKLGSSSSELLKCLKFDDENGIRVSRLYLYASLSKDLDLGNAENQARYERISALASNLSAASSFIRPEILDIPETKLWEFVKNEDGLKIYDHQLHDLIRTKAHTLSPREEELMALSSPVREIPYSVFGMFNNADIQFPMVKGENNTDEIKISHGRYGAALFSTDRDYRKRVYEGLYKPFKEYKNTLIALFNGNIKASMFNAKARKYESTRAASLDANNIPLAVYDNLVNTVNQNLEPLHRWGKLKKKILGIDSLHAYDTYVTLFPGVKKEYSYEQSKEILLKALKPLGEDYLKSLELAFNNRWIDVHETKGKRSGAYSSGVSYGVHPYVLLNWTNQLNDVFTFAHEMGHNMHSYYTEKNQPYPYANYSIFVAEVASTANEALLLDYLIENAETKEEKMALIENQLTGMTLTFFRQTRFAEYEQLVHQKTESGEALTPELLCKLYGDMYQKYWGPEMVVDDEETYTWARIPHFYYNFYVYQYATSYAASQELVAQIKKEGQPAIDRFLSFLKSGSSKYPIDVLKTAGVDMTSPKPILAVVNKMNELLDKLEALLAE
- a CDS encoding UvrD-helicase domain-containing protein produces the protein MTQLTQFQKEALKFDKHISLTANAGSGKTTVLSKRFVEIILQENVSLNNIVAITFTEKAASELYSKIANEINERISDSNFYVKNKLENIRRNLVSAKISTIHSFCIDILKDFAPEAGIDANFFPIDARTSDELLELSIDEIIIKNLKDENSSVKNLIRIFGNKSQLTKKVKQLFAKRKSTEKLFQNIYSNNVKDIAEWLQKNFEKKISETFSDLIDTLIDEISLLNFIAEKNKSTEISIEINKILNEINSKSDVIDKFSLIKNISQVLIKTDGKVRQQKYLSSNLYSDNEELINSINDKFDEIKKIELDENYIELNDELAKFGKSLIDFYNEVSEKYKFKKNQKSFLDFEDLLIKTFYLVQNTEVVNKLSQKFKYVMVDEYQDTNEIQYEIFMPILKYLSVGNLFVVGDDKQSIYMFREAEVKVFNDTKNQIESKVGKKGILQLPHSFRLSPNIALFTNLLFSKLFANPNRNFNEVEYNDLVCAYSKPKKGKIDILISEKEENINEAELIANKISHLVNSKEYEFSDVTILCRVRKNFSDLEKDFVKYNIPFSIVGGKGFYQQQIILDVYNYLSFLLNTKNDLAFLSVLRSPYYGLSDSEITEISFENGESYFDKFKNYANAKNNFTEILNRLNKHIKLSSKTELNDLIRIIHNETNYWAFLANKHNGKQDIANLEKLIHQAINFTEQGFNTLYDFTIYLKDAINSLDDEGHAELDETENTVKIMTIHQSKGLEFKVVILYKTNQKFFDETLKSKDIYIDKDFGILAKLPFRKNYFEEFKQAPSVGLFNYFQNKKSIAELKRLLYVAITRSEEYLIISMQTQKGKFYEDSFAQQIIDSINIDLNLDKKNISGNLVFMQSSDDKYFTNSENVETEINLIRNVEYEKFSDNKIPNNENYKFLLNSINSLEKNEIISASKISLFLLCPKKYQLTYDFGYGELIKLFRNDDEVEYNSKEEENIPANIMGKIIHSILKNEVDKNNLQTSIENEIKLEDELMFYDEQSKKKLVKEISDLMFNFYNSKSYNDISANKKYFNEIEIYKRENDYFLYGIIDKLIVEESKIIIIDYKTDKISEKNVKEKRTTYLNQLKFYAFILLAKYPQIKNYELQLIFLREDKYSVKLNLHKNDIAEFGKIIYNSVIKIRNKQFDETTEGCKDMKFYLLDECRN